A window of the Ogataea parapolymorpha DL-1 chromosome V, whole genome shotgun sequence genome harbors these coding sequences:
- a CDS encoding NAD-specific glutamate dehydrogenase produces the protein MTLEQKLGGLTIHNNFSATSFQNVEKADLQGPGYKSAVFSGKEDQMVQVMDELDSTGFIPENLIESETRYFYESLGIDDTYFASESVSVIVSHILALYSAKVDAFARGLTDRPFLHHRRETDDHAVYFDAAGWDDFEQEIDDKYLDRAVEETPYRLESFNSRLPSGDVVKCQFVYKCKFDTQGVSAGSDIEHVGDSTFLKTATPHTKLLYSEVLNELAATEGPVIKHFTVAATGEQRIIIGYRRNSSPRYSSALSTLAKYYNVNLRRKYVENFANGYSIISMYIDYTDGLSPDATIYQMAKEASLLYCIPNNMFYSKFASGEMSIQESIYAHCGVIFVTHFLNRLGPEFNALRELLSHSVSPQHAEIISKIKKRLTSETYTQSYIAECFENNKDLISQLYRHFVDHHYTSTSLQSTLSYQRVEKVSPIENDEDFEKALNRSASANEGHKLVLRALYSFNKSVLKTNFFVTSKIALSFRLKPSFLPETEYPQTPFGMFFVVGSDFRGFHIRFRDVARGGIRIVKSRTKDNYFTNMRTLFDENYNLASTQQRKNKDIPEGGSKGVILLNPGAAQERPKECFTKYIDSLLDLLIKDPRKETIVDLYNKPEMLYMGPDENTAGFVDWATLHARKRGAKYGFPWKAFFTGKSPTLGGIPHDEYGMTSLSVRAYTEKIYEKLGITDLGKITKVQIAGGDGDLGSNEIKLSREEKYVAIVDGFGVVVDEDGLDKKELLRLAHERKGNQHFDKSKLGPKGYLVLVDDTDVKLPDGRVIASGLTFRNNFHLTLKENFPNNFIKLFVPCGGRPNSLDANNVHSLIDEKTGKSIIPFIVEGANLFITQPAKLMLEKAGAIVFKDASTNKGGVTSSSLEVLAALSFDDEGFLKHMCVDSATNKVPEFYKQYVKEVQQIVVRNARNEFELLWSLKEQTGKPFSILSDELSMAINKLADELASSKELWDDDEKFRNDVLTDALPNLLLKQIGIQTILKRVPTAYLRAIFATRLASEFVYSRGIDSNPAKFLEFISSLKRRFEAAQRTVG, from the coding sequence ATGACACTTGAACAAAAGCTAGGTGGACTAACCATCCACAACAATTTCAGCGCAACCTCTTTCCAGAACGTGGAAAAAGCAGATTTGCAGGGCCCCGGCTACAAATCTGCGGTCTTCTCTGGCAAAGAGGACCAGATGGTCCAGGTgatggacgagctcgacTCCACAGGATTCATCCCCGAGAACCTGATCGAGTCTGAAACAAGGTATTTTTACGAGTCGCTTGGCATTGACGACACATATTTTGCTTCAGAGTCCGTCTCTGTCATCGTCTCGCATATACTTGCCCTTTATTCTGCAAAGGTGGATGCCTTTGCGAGAGGGCTCACGGATCGCCCGTTCCTGCATCATCGCCGTGAGACCGACGACCACGCTGTCTACTTTGATGCCGCAGGCTGggacgattttgagcaggaAATTGACGACAAATACCTCGATCGTGCCGTGGAGGAAACCCCCTACCGCTTGGAGTCCTTCAATTCCAGATTGCCGTCCGGTGACGTGGTGAAATGCCAGTTTGTTTACAAATGCAAGTTCGACACGCAGGGGGTGTCGGCCGGCAGCGACATTGAGCACGTCGGAGACTCCACCTTTTTGAAAACTGCCACTCCCCACACTAAATTGCTATATTCAGAAGTTTTGAACGAATTGGCAGCCACCGAGGGTCCCGTGATTAAACATTTTACTGTGGCTGCCACGGGCGAACAAAGGATTATCATTGGGTACCGCCGTAACAGCTCGCCTCGTTACAGCTCGGCACTCAGCACATTGGCCAAGTACTACAATGTGAACCTCAGACGCAAGTATGTGGAGAACTTTGCCAATGGCTATTCCATCATCTCCATGTACATCGACTACACGGATGGCCTGAGTCCTGATGCTACCATCTACcagatggccaaggaggcCTCTTTGTTGTACTGCATTCCGAACAACATGTTCTACAGCAAGTTCGCCAGCGGTGAGATGTCCATCCAGGAGTCTATCTACGCCCATTGCGGTGTCATCTTCGTGACACATTTCCTCAACAGACTCGGGCCGGAGTTCAATGCGCTCAGAGAGCTGCTGTCGCACTCTGTCTCGCCACAGCACGCTGAAATTATCAGCAAGATTAAAAAGAGACTCACGTCCGAGACGTACACCCAGTCGTACATTGCCGAGTGTTTTGAAAACAACAAGGACCTGATCAGCCAGCTGTACAGACATTTTGTTGACCACCACTACACCTCGACCTCGCTACAGTCCACTCTTTCCTACCAGAGAGTGGAGAAAGTGAGTCCGAtcgagaacgacgaggactTTGAGAAGGCGCTCAACAGGTCGGCTTCAGCCAACGAGGGCCACAAGCTCGTTCTGCGGGCATTGTACTCGTTCAACAAGAGCGTTCTCAAGACCAATTTCTTTGTCACGTCCAAGATCGCGCTCTCTTTCAGACTGAAGCCATCGTTCCTGCCAGAAACGGAGTATCCACAGACACCATTTGGAATGTTTTTCGTTGTTGGTTCTGATTTCAGAGGTTTCCACATCAGATTCAGAGACGTTGCTCGTGGAGGGATCCGTATCGTCAAGTCCCGGACCAAGGACAATTACTTCACCAACATGAGAACACTGTTTGACGAAAACTACAACCTCGCAAGCACTCAGCAGCGCAAAAACAAGGATATCCCAGAAGGTGGGTCTAAAGGTGTGATTCTGCTGAACCCTGGCGCTGCCCAAGAACGTCCGAAGGAGTGCTTCACCAAGTACATTGACTCCCTGCTGGACCTTTTGATCAAGGATCCTCGTAAAGAAACCATTGTGGACCTCTACAACAAACCAGAGATGCTGTATATGGGGCCAGACGAAAACACTGCAGGGTTTGTGGACTGGGCTACTCTGCACGCTCGCAAGAGAGGTGCCAAGTACGGCTTCCCTTGGAAGGCCTTCTTCACCGGAAAGTCGCCTACTCTCGGTGGCATTCCTCACGATGAGTATGGAATGACGTCTCTTAGTGTCAGAGCGTACACGGAGAAGATCTACGAAAAGCTGGGTATCACCGACTTAGGAAAAATCACCAAGGTGCAGATAGCTGGTGGAGACGGAGATTTAGGCTCAAACGAAATCAAGCTGTCCAGAGAAGAAAAGTACGTTGCTATTGTTGATGGCTTTGGAGTGgttgtggacgaggacggaCTGGACAAGAAGGAGCTGTTGAGATTGGCGCACGAGCGTAAGGGCAACCAGCACTTTGACAAATCCAAGCTTGGGCCTAAGGGCTACTTGGTTTTGGTCGACGACACTGATGTCAAGCTTCCAGACGGCCGTGTTATTGCCAGCGGGTTGACGTTCCGGAACAACTTCCATTTGACGTTGAAGGAGAACTTCCCGAACAACTtcatcaagctgtttgTTCCGTGCGGAGGCCGTCCGAACTCACTGGATGCCAACAATGTGCACAGCCTGATCGACGAAAAGACCGGCAAGAGTATCATTCCGTTCATTGTTGAAGGAGCTAACCTGTTCATTACGCAGCCAGCAAAGCTGatgctggaaaaagctggTGCTATTGTGTTCAAGGACGCCTCGACCAACAAGGGTGGAGTGACTTCTAGCTCGCTGGAGGTTTTGGCAGCCCTCTCGTTCGATGACGAAGGGTTCCTCAAACACATGTGTGTGGACTCTGCCACCAATAAGGTTCCGGAGTTCTACAAGCAGTACGTGAAGGAGGTTCAGCAGATCGTGGTTCGCAACGCACGCAATGAATTCGAGCTTTTGTGGTCGCTGAAGGAGCAGACAGGCAAGCCTTTCAGCATCCTCAGCGACGAGCTTTCTATGGCTATTAACAAGTTGgccgacgagctggcctcCTCCAAGGAATTGTGggatgacgacgagaagTTCAGAAACGACGTGCTTACCGACGCTCTCCCTaatttgctgctcaagcagATCGGCATCCAGACCATCCTCAAGAGAGTGCCTACGGCATATCTGCGGGCGATCTTTGCGACTCGTCTGGCATCGGAGTTTGTGTACTCTAGGGGAATCGACAGCAACCCTGCCAAGTTCCTTGAGTTCATTTCTTCTCTGAAACGGCGGTTCGAGGCTGCTCAGCGGACCGTCGGCTAA
- a CDS encoding Cytosolic Fe-S cluster assembly factor NAR1 — protein MSAILSADDLNDFITPGVACVKPVESSNAKKADGRGPVDIQIDAQGNALEVEIDGSSSRLQEAQISLADCLACSGCITSAEEVLVAQHSHKELINALKQDRHNKKFVMSISHQSRASLAAALKLTIEQVDKMLIHLFVNHLGFVSVVGTGLGRVIATDTLAHDIVEGKQNGAQGPVLTSICPGWVLYAEKTHPHILPKLSTVKSPQQITGCIFKRLIGRQYSCSLDQVYHLSIMPCFDKKLEAARPEHETPGEAPDVDCVITPRELIQLLQDEKINIDKIIKEVEHDATPISHIYEQYAPRDWPDAEAAWLNCEGSSSGGYALQYLLHLQKMHENTEIRTINGRNPDIYELRLVRGSEVLATAGVVNGFKNIQNLVRKLKNGSTRVSGGLAARRRARMAQDAGEKQETGPEVHKCDLVEVMACPGGCINGGGQISGPAEVASKDWVEQTRHLYTSISVAGVVTSRVRNWVDSFEVEFGLSEERTTRTQFKAVEKPTDTTSIALGSRW, from the coding sequence ATGAGTGCCATCTTATCTGCCGATGATCTGAACGACTTCATCACGCCTGGAGTGGCGTGTGTGAAGCCGGTGGAGTCGTCGAACGCCAAGAAGGCAGACGGCCGCGGCCCGGTCGATAtccagatcgacgcgcAGGGCAACGCCCTCGAGGTCGAAATCGATGGATCGAGCTCGCGGCTCCAGGAGGCACAGATATCGCTAGCCGACTGTCTGGCATGCTCCGGCTGCATCACCTCGGCCGAAGAAGTGCTTGTTGCGCAGCACTCCCACAAGGAACTAATCAACGCGCTCAAGCAAGACCGACACAACAAAAAGTTTGTCATGAGCATTAGTCATCAGTCGAGAGCGTCTTTGGCAGCGGCACTGAAGCTGACGATCGAGCAGGTCGACAAGATGCTGATCCACTTATTTGTGAACCATCTGGGATTTGTCAGCGTGGTAGGCACCGGGCTAGGCCGTGTGATAGCAACCGATACGCTGGCGCACGATATAGTCGAGGGCAAGCAGAATGGCGCTCAGGGGCCTGTGCTCACCTCAATCTGTCCCGGCTGGGTGCTCTACGCTGAAAAGACTCATCCACACATTTTACCGAAACTCAGCACGGTGAAGTCGCCGCAGCAGATCACCGGCTGCATTTTCAAGAGACTAATAGGCAGACAATATAGTTGTTCGCTGGACCAGGTGTACCATCTGTCAATCATGCCGTGTTTTgacaagaagctggaggccgCGCGGCCGGAGCACGAGACGCCTGGGGAGGCGCCTGACGTAGACTGTGTGATCACACCGAGAGAGCTCATTCAGCTACTGCAGGACGAGAAAATTAACATtgacaagatcatcaaagaGGTCGAGCACGACGCGACGCCGATCTCGCACATTTATGAGCAGTATGCGCCCCGCGACTGGCCCGACGCGGAGGCGGCGTGGCTCAACTGCGAGGGCTCGTCGTCAGGAGGGTATGCGCTCCAATATTTATTGCACTTGCAAAAAATGCACGAAAACACAGAGATCAGGACGATAAACGGCAGAAACCCGGACATTTACGAGCTACGGCTCGTGCGCGGGTCGGAGGTACTAGCCACGGCGGGCGTGGTGAACGGATTCAAGAATATCCAGAATTTGGTGcgcaagctgaaaaatggtAGCACCAGAGTGAGCGGTGGACTTGCGGCGAGACGACGCGCGCGCATGGCCCAGGACGCGGGCGAGAAGCAGGAAACAGGCCCGGAGGTGCACAAGTGCGACCTCGTGGAGGTGATGGCGTGTCCCGGGGGGTGCATCAACGGCGGCGGCCAGATCAGCGGGCCGGCAGAGGTTGCGTCGAAAGACTGGGTCGAGCAGACCAGACACCTCTACACCAGCATTTCGGTGGCCGGAGTTGTCACCAGTAGGGTGCGAAACTGGGTTGACTCGTTTGAAGTGGAGTTCGGGTTGAGCGAGGAACGCACGACGCGGACCCAGTTCAAGGCCGTGGAGAAACCCACGGACACGACGTCGATCGCGCTCGGGTCTCGCTGGTAG
- a CDS encoding Protease KEX1, which translates to MFIPPRDYRQKHYFLLEISADKVAGLLQKLPELNYEHPSRAVDKYHVFSVHKDKEAEPQLLSLEQLKTLHGEPERLQKRESGLSNVLADAGVRSVHMLPPKRLVHRAPVPAVDSSMEPIENAKKDFRIDDPIFPEQWHILNPNFPGHDVNVVPVWKRNITGSGVVTALVDDGLDYESPDLASNFCKEGSYDYNDNGPLPKPRLSDDYHGTRCAAEIAAAKGNGYCGVGVAYDSKVSGIRILSGEITSEDEAIAMIHGLDVNDIYSCSWGPPDDGQSMDVPEKVVREAILKGIQEGRKEKGALYVFASGNGGYHNDNCNFDGYTNSIYSITVTSIDHKGLHPPYAESCTAVMVSTYSSGSGEHIHTTDINNQCTAAHGGTSAAAPLAAGIYALILQANPDLTWRDVQALTVKEATEVNSNDPSWQNSYIEGRRYSPVFGWGKLDADRMVRAAQNWTLLKPQAWYYSPVQHANKKVDNVGSVTTTFEVTSEDLVAANLERIEHVTVTVNIAAERRGDVEVTLVSPNGIKSDLGQSRKRDRNSDGFRNWTFSSVAHWGEPGPGNWTLEVRNTNERNKLTFENWQLRLFGESLDPKKAKRFSLDEDYSETQGDHKDTTAIAASSTLSIAPTVTSTIASTDQATPSAETGDGVYRASDTHYEEYFVFFLALGFIICIWMLKSRKKPGRARRRDEYEFDIIQPEDDFDSEYAQSQRSASIGESSNASVSRMAAMARNSLDASKLQANSAKTATTSRNPKSDSDYLRQEDQERERLYNTFNGLEEDDDMEGESMYRITSHDSA; encoded by the coding sequence ATGTTTATTCCGCCGCGAGATTACCGGCAGAAGCACTACTTTTTGTTGGAGATCTCGGCTGACAAGGTTGCAgggctgctccagaaactgccTGAACTGAACTACGAGCATCCCTCGCGCGCGGTGGACAAGTACCATGTTTTTTCTGTACACAAGGACAAAGAGGCTGAACCACAGCTGTTGTCCCTAGAGCAGCTGAAAACGCTCCACGGCGAGCCAGAGCGACTGCAAAAACGTGAGAGCGGTCTCAGTAACGTTCTGGCGGACGCAGGTGTGCGATCGGTCCACATGCTGCCTCCCAAAAGGCTCGTGCACAGAGCACCAGTACCGGCTGTCGATTCGTCCATGGAGCCCATAGAGAACGCAAAAAAAGACTTCCGCATCGACGATCCGATCTTCCCCGAGCAGTGGCACATTCTGAACCCCAACTTCCCGGGTCACGACGTTAACGTGGTTCCTGTGTGGAAGCGCAATATTACCGGATCGGGCGTGGTCACCGCGTTGGTCGACGACGGCCTGGACTACGAAAGTCCCGATCTTGCTAGCAATTTCTGCAAAGAGGGATCCTACGACTACAATGACAACGGCCCGCTGCCCAAGCCGCGTCTGTCCGACGACTACCACGGCACACGGTGCGCGGCAGAGATAGCAGCCGCCAAGGGCAACGGGTACTGCGGCGTTGGCGTGGCGTACGACTCCAAGGTGTCTGGGATCCGCATACTGTCGGGGGAGATCACgtctgaggacgaggcaATCGCCATGATCCACGGTCTCGACGTGAACGACATCTATTCATGCTCGTGGGGCCCGCCCGACGATGGGCAGTCGATGGACGTGCCCGAAAAAGTGGTCCGCGAGGCCATTCTGAAGGGCATCCAGGAAGGCAGAAAGGAGAAAGGCGCGCTGTACGTGTTTGCGAGCGGGAACGGCGGCTACCACAACGATAACTGCAATTTCGACGGATACACAAACAGCATATATTCCATCACAGTGACCTCGATAGACCACAAGGGACTGCATCCGCCGTACGCCGAGTCGTGCACAGCCGTGATGGTGTCCACGTACTCCTCCGGCTCGGGCGAGCACATCCATACCACCGACATCAACAATCAGTGCACGGCTGCGCATGGCGGCAcgtctgctgctgctccatTGGCAGCAGGAATTTATGCGCTTATTTTACAGGCCAATCCAGACCTCACGTGGCGTGACGTCCAGGCACTGACGGTGAAGGAGGCAACGGAAGTCAACTCGAACGACCCGAGCTGGCAGAACTCGTACATTGAGGGCCGTCGCTACTCGCCGGTGTTCGGCTGGGGAAAACTTGACGCAGACCGCATGGTACGGGCGGCGCAGAACTGGACCCTTCTCAAGCCGCAGGCGTGGTACTACTCGCCCGTGCAGCATGCGAACAAAAAAGTCGATAACGTGGGCTCCGTGACAACCACGTTCGAGGTGACGAGCGAGGACCTGGTGGCTGCCAATTTGGAGCGGATCGAGCACGTGACCGTCACGGTGAACATCGCGGCGGAGCGACGCGGCGACGTGGAGGTGACACTTGTGTCGCCGAACGGGATCAAATCGGACCTGGGCCAGAGCAGAAAGCGCGACCGCAACAGTGACGGGTTCCGCAACTGGACCTTCTCGTCTGTCGCGCACTGGGGGGAGCCTGGCCCGGGTAACTGGACTCTGGAGGTGCGCAACACCAACGAGCGCAACAAACTCACGTTCGAAAACTGGCAGCTGCGATTATTCGGTGAGTCTCTCGATCCAAAAAAGGCCAAACGATTCAGCTTGGACGAGGATTACAGTGAGACTCAGGGCGACCACAAGGACACAACCGCTATTGCCGCATCCAGCACCCTGTCAATCGCCCCAACCGTGACCAGCACCATCGCCTCTACAGACCAAGCCACGCCGTCGGCTGAGACCGGAGACGGCGTGTATCGGGCGTCTGACACGCACTACGAGGAGTACTTTGTGTTCTTCCTTGCACTGGGCTTCATCATTTGCATCTGGATGCTCAAGAGCCGCAAAAAGCCAGGCCGGGCCCGCAGACGGGACGAGTACGAGTTCGACATCATCCAGCCGGAGGACGACTTTGACTCCGAGTACGCGCAGTCGCAGCGctcggcgtcgatcggcgagTCGTCCAATGCGTCGGTCAGCAGAATGGCCGCCATGGCGCGCAACTCGCTCGATGCATCGAAGCTGCAGGCCAATTCAGCCAAAACAGCCACCACATCCAGGAATCCGAAATCCGATTCCGACTATCTACGACAGGAGGACCAGGAAAGAGAACGGTTATACAATACATTCAACGGCCTCGAAGAGGACGATGATATGGAGGGCGAGAGTATGTACCGTATCACCTCACACGACTCTGCATaa
- a CDS encoding Glucose-6-phosphate 1-dehydrogenase — translation MSSTVEFKENTVIVVFGASGDLAKKKTFPALFGLFREGFLSSSTRIIGYARSKLTDEELKTRIKPNFKTPTEKSKAQVDEFLKMVTYISGPYDTPEGYQKLNSTIEEYDAASKVKESHRLFYLALPPSVFTTVAANLKQYVHPGDKGLARIIIEKPFGHDLASAQALQKELAPLWSEDELYRIDHYLGKEMVKNLVPFRFANNFLSACWNNNFIKSIQISFKEPFGTEGRGGYFDSIGIIRDVMQNHLFQVLTLVMMERPVSFDAEAVRDEKVRLLKSIKPFDKDNVLVGQYTRSEDGSKPGYLDDETVKPDSKCVTFACLTLQVDNERWQGVPVILRAGKALNEGKVEIRIQFRENSNGMFKDINRNELVIRIQPDEAMYMKMNTKVPGISNSIAVTELDLSYKSRYSDFYIPEAYESLIRDCLRGDHSNFVRDDELDISWGLFTPLLNYLEGPDAPTPQPYAYGSRGPAGLTDYLKRNGYVFQNRNIYQWPVTTPDVLEQSKI, via the coding sequence ATGTCTTCTACAGTCGAGTTTAAAGAGAACACAGTGATTGTTGTTTTCGGCGCTTCTGGCGAcctggccaagaaaaaaacgTTCCCGGCCCTGTTTGGACTGTTCAGAGAAGGATTcctgtccagcagcacccGGATCATTGGATATGCCCGGTCGAAGCTGACTGACGAGGAATTGAAGACCAGAATCAAGCCAAATTTCAAGACCCCGACCGAAAAGTCCAAGGCCCAAGTCGACGAGTTCCTCAAGATGGTGACCTATATCTCCGGCCCATACGACACTCCGGAGGGCTACCAGAAGCTGAACTCGACGATTGAGGAGTACGACGCGGCCAGCAAGGTCAAGGAGTCGCACAGACTGTTTTACCTGGCCTTGCCTCCATCAGTGTTCACCACGGTGGCCGCCAACTTGAAACAGTATGTCCATCCTGGAGATAAAGGTCTTGCAAGGATCATCATCGAGAAACCGTTTGGCCACGATTTGGCCTCTGCGCAGGCGTTGCAGAAGGAGCTGGCCCCACTCTGgagcgaggacgagctaTACAGAATCGATCACTACTTGGGAAAAgagatggtgaagaacCTTGTTCCGTTCCGATTCGCCAACAACTTTTTGTCGGCCTGCTGGAAcaacaatttcatcaagtCGATCCAGATCTCCTTTAAGGAGCCGTTTGGAACCGAGGGAAGAGGCGGATACTTTGATTCCATCGGTATCATTAGAGACGTGATGCAGAACCACCTGTTCCAGGTGCTGACGCtggtgatgatggagaGACCGGTCTCGTTCGACGCGGAGGCCGTTAGAGACGAGAAAGTCCGGCTGCTCAAGTCGATCAAGCCGTTCGACAAGGACAACGTTCTGGTTGGCCAGTACACGCGGTCCGAGGACGGCTCGAAGCCGGGCTActtggacgacgagaccgTCAAGCCAGACAGCAAGTGTGTCACATTTGCCTGTTTGACACTCCAGGTGGACAACGAGAGATGGCAGGGTGTTCCTGTCATTTTGAGGGCCGGAAAGGCGCTAAACGAGGGCAAGGTGGAGATCAGAATCCAGTTCAGAGAAAACTCCAACGGCATGTTCAAGGACATCAACAGAAACGAGCTGGTCATCCGCATTCAGCCGGACGAGGCCATGTACATGAAGATGAACACCAAGGTGCCGGGAATTAGCAACAGCATTGCCGTTACTGAGCTCGACCTGTCGTACAAGAGCAGATACTCCGACTTCTACATCCCAGAGGCCTACGAGTCGCTCATCAGAGACTGTCTGCGCGGCGACCACTCCAACTTTGTCAGGGACGATGAGCTCGACATCAGTTGGGGCCTGTTCACGCCGCTGCTCAACTACCTTGAGGGCCCAGACGCTCCAACCCCACAGCCATATGCGTACGGCTCCAGAGGCCCAGCCGGCCTGACCGACTACCTCAAGAGGAACGGCtatgttttccagaaccgTAACATCTACCAGTGGCCAGTCACCACCCCGGACGTTTTGGAACAGAGCAAAATCTAA
- a CDS encoding Cysteine proteinase 1, mitochondrial — translation MSEISLNSIAQWTESFEKDPVSKLAASVFQHGNIEELLINRSREIADIHVFNTKVQQEGAPVTDQKASGRCWLFASTNMLRLKLMSKFNLKECQLSPSYLFFYDKLEKANYFLDQICDTYKEDVSSRLVQFFLTDPIGDGGQFTMMTQIVDKYGIVPNAVYPDSYNTTASRVMNKLLLAKLREYAQILREKLAAGKSVEDDKAKMIAEVYRLQCIFLGVPPAPDKEFTWDFYDKDGKFQTITTTPKAFVKDVIEFDTPEYISLLNDPRNPYNRMIKIDRLNNVVGTNPVTYLNVEIDVLADAVVHRIKNNKAVFFGTDTPKFMDNNRGIMDIDLWDYKLIGYDHRAVDKASRVLYNQSLMTHAMLITGVHLDDNGKPVRYRVENSWSNKKGSEGYYVMTHDYFKEYVYQVVVEKSEVPELVKLLDTDPIVLPPYDPMGALANM, via the coding sequence ATGTCTGAAATATCCCTCAATTCAATTGCTCAATGGACGGAGTCGTTTGAGAAAGACCCCGTCAGCAAGCTGGCTGCGTCTGTGTTCCAGCACGGCAACATCGAGGAATTGCTTATCAACAGATCTCGCGAGATTGCGGACATCCATGTCTTCAACACCAAGGTCCAGCAGGAGGGCGCGCCGGTGACTGACCAGAAGGCTTCTGGCCGCTGCTGGCTATTTGCCTCCACCAACATGTTGCGTCTCAAGCTCATGTCCAAATTTAATCTGAAAGAATGCCAGCTTTCTCCGTCGTACTTGTTTTTCTACGATAAGCTCGAAAAGGCTAACTATTTCCTCGACCAGATCTGCGACACGTACAAAGAGGACGTGAGTTCGCGTTTGGTGCAATTCTTCCTCACTGACCCGATCGGTGACGGCGGCCAGTTCACTATGATGACCCAGATCGTCGACAAGTACGGAATTGTCCCCAACGCCGTCTATCCCGACAGCTACAACACCACGGCCTCGCGCGTGATGAACAAGCTTTTGCTAGCCAAGCTGCGCGAGTACGCACAGATTTTGCGGGAAAAGCTTGCTGCAGGCAAGTCTGTGGAGGACGACAAGGCAAAGATGATCGCCGAGGTGTACAGACTGCAGTGTATCTTTTTGGGCGTGCCTCCGGCTCCCGACAAAGAATTTACCTGGGACTTCTACGACAAAGACGGCAAGTTCCAGACGATCACGACGACGCCCAAGGCGTTTGTGAAGGACGTGATCGAGTTCGACACGCCAGAGTACATTTCTCTGCTGAACGATCCTAGAAACCCGTACAACAGAAtgatcaagatcgacagGCTCAACAACGTTGTGGGCACAAATCCGGTCACTTATTTGAACGTGGAAATCGACGTGCTTGCGGACGCCGTCGTCCATCGtatcaagaacaacaaggCCGTTTTCTTCGGCACCGACACGCCAAAGTTCATGGACAACAACAGAGGAATCATGGACATCGACCTTTGGGATTACAAGCTGATCGGTTACGACCACCGTGCCGTCGACAAGGCCTCGCGTGTCCTCTACAACCAGTCGCTCATGACCCATGCGATGCTGATCACAGGCGTCCACTTGGACGACAATGGCAAACCCGTGCGTTACAGAGTGGAAAATAGCTGGTCCAACAAAAAGGGCAGCGAAGGCTACTATGTGATGACGCACGATTACTTCAAGGAGTACGTGTACCAGGTGGTTGTGGAGAAGAGTGAGGTGCCagagctggtcaagcttcttgacaCTGACCCAATTGTTCTTCCGCCATACGACCCTATGGGAGCCCTGGCCAACATGTaa